One Calorimonas adulescens DNA window includes the following coding sequences:
- a CDS encoding MFS transporter — translation MKNRSFDLLWCARTISLLGDALFEIGLTLFIYDRTGSTIAMGMNLIMFFLPSVMFGFFGGILADRYNRKLIMVLSDMARGIILLILPVFINNDRWSLASVYVITFILSTVSQFYGPASSSILPQIVGNDSLVLANSTLTTTIQVINIVGPSLAGVVVKLYGTTATIYADSFSFFIGALLTYLIRIEGKVGKAEEIKGIKSLYTDLAIGVKYVLGRKDLKLVLTLMFILNALLGPLNVILPVYARNALRMAVEGYSMMLSSYAVGSLMGAAAVNFVVNYLGFSMLIGVGIISIGAGLATTGVFENLYYAVFAMAVVGIGTGIINVLVTVLIQKTTPADFLGRVSGTLAVIGVATVPLSIAVASVLLNYIDADVYFVCSGLVAVLFSVWYFIHGRSCVSYEEKAQYRKTQKD, via the coding sequence ATGAAGAACCGATCCTTTGACCTGCTATGGTGTGCCAGGACCATATCTCTACTTGGAGATGCCCTTTTTGAAATTGGACTTACGCTATTCATCTATGACCGTACGGGGTCCACTATTGCAATGGGTATGAACCTCATAATGTTCTTCCTGCCCTCTGTTATGTTTGGTTTTTTTGGCGGGATACTGGCAGACAGGTACAACAGGAAACTGATCATGGTGCTCAGTGACATGGCTCGTGGCATTATACTTTTAATCCTTCCGGTATTTATAAATAATGACAGGTGGTCGCTGGCCTCAGTTTATGTTATAACATTCATACTTTCTACAGTAAGCCAGTTTTATGGTCCTGCTTCAAGTTCAATCCTCCCGCAGATAGTGGGGAATGATTCACTGGTACTGGCGAACTCTACATTGACTACCACCATTCAGGTCATAAACATAGTTGGTCCTTCATTAGCTGGAGTTGTTGTCAAGCTATATGGCACTACTGCGACGATCTATGCTGATTCTTTTTCTTTTTTCATTGGAGCCCTGCTTACATATCTTATTCGTATTGAAGGAAAGGTTGGAAAAGCTGAAGAGATAAAGGGGATTAAGAGTCTTTATACTGACCTTGCCATAGGGGTTAAATACGTGTTGGGGAGAAAAGACTTGAAGCTCGTATTAACCTTGATGTTTATCTTAAATGCTCTTTTAGGTCCCCTGAATGTCATACTGCCCGTTTATGCAAGAAATGCATTAAGGATGGCTGTAGAGGGGTACAGCATGATGCTCTCCAGTTACGCTGTCGGTTCTTTGATGGGCGCTGCTGCTGTCAATTTTGTTGTGAATTACCTGGGCTTTAGTATGTTAATTGGGGTTGGGATTATCTCTATAGGTGCTGGCCTGGCCACAACAGGTGTCTTTGAAAACCTGTACTACGCAGTATTTGCTATGGCTGTTGTGGGGATAGGCACTGGAATAATTAACGTTTTAGTGACAGTCCTTATACAAAAGACCACACCAGCGGATTTTTTGGGCAGGGTATCGGGCACACTGGCAGTAATAGGCGTGGCGACCGTGCCGTTAAGCATTGCTGTGGCCAGTGTGCTTTTAAACTATATAGACGCTGATGTGTACTTTGTATGCAGCGGATTGGTGGCTGTACTGTTTTCAGTATGGTATTTCATACACGGCCGTTCATGTGTCTCATATGAAGAAAAAGCACAGTATAGAAAAACCCAGAAGGATTAA
- a CDS encoding transketolase family protein, giving the protein MDKIATRDAYGKTLLELGSQNNNIVVLDADLSKSTKTNEFAKAYPERFFDMGISEQDMIGTAAGLATCGKIPFASSFAVFATGRAYDQIRDSICYPNLNVKIAATHAGLTVGEDGATHQALEDISLMRSLPNMTVITPADGTSAKALIKLAAEHKGPVYIRLGRPSVPVIYQDTQQFQIGKGIKLKEGKHISIIAAGIMVSKALEAADALQKEGITAEVIDIHTIKPIDKDLIIDTARKTGRVITCEEHNIYGGLGSAVCEVLSENYPVRVKRIGVKDTFGESGTPDELLKKYGLTSEDIVMAARELL; this is encoded by the coding sequence TTGGATAAAATAGCTACAAGAGACGCCTACGGGAAAACCCTCTTAGAACTAGGCTCACAAAACAATAACATAGTAGTATTAGACGCCGACCTATCCAAATCCACCAAGACCAACGAATTTGCCAAGGCATACCCCGAAAGATTCTTTGATATGGGCATATCAGAACAGGACATGATAGGCACAGCAGCAGGCCTGGCCACCTGCGGCAAAATACCCTTTGCCAGCAGCTTTGCAGTCTTCGCCACAGGCAGAGCCTATGACCAAATAAGAGACTCCATATGCTACCCCAACCTCAACGTAAAAATAGCAGCCACCCATGCCGGGCTAACAGTAGGAGAAGACGGAGCCACCCACCAGGCCTTAGAGGACATATCCCTCATGAGAAGCCTACCCAACATGACAGTAATAACACCAGCCGACGGCACATCCGCAAAGGCCCTCATAAAACTCGCAGCAGAACACAAAGGCCCCGTATATATAAGACTGGGCAGACCATCAGTACCCGTAATATATCAAGACACACAACAATTCCAAATAGGCAAAGGAATAAAACTCAAAGAAGGAAAACACATAAGCATAATAGCCGCAGGCATAATGGTATCAAAAGCCCTGGAAGCGGCCGATGCGCTACAAAAAGAAGGCATAACAGCCGAAGTCATAGACATACACACCATAAAACCCATAGACAAAGATCTTATAATAGACACAGCCAGGAAGACAGGCAGGGTAATCACATGCGAAGAGCACAACATATATGGAGGACTGGGCTCAGCGGTATGTGAGGTCCTATCAGAAAACTACCCGGTAAGGGTAAAGAGGATAGGAGTAAAAGACACATTTGGAGAATCAGGCACACCCGACGAGCTCCTGAAGAAATATGGCCTTACATCAGAGGATATAGTAATGGCAGCGAGGGAGCTGCTGTAG
- a CDS encoding transketolase, which translates to MDTKELQKIANQIRIDIIEMTYEAQSGHPGGSLSAADILTVLYFHEMRVDPNNPRWEDRDRLVMSKGHATPVWYAALAEKGFIPREEIKTFRKINSRLQGHPNMNDTPGVDMTTGSLGQGLSAANGMAIAGKLDNKDYRVYVILGDGECQEGQIWEAAMTAAHYKLDNLTAILDHNGLQIDGPNKDIMNIEPIEDKWKAFGWHTIRIDGHNIGQIINAIEEAKTTKGKPTIIIADTIKGKGVSFMENQVGWHGTAPNKEQMEKAITELKERGERIG; encoded by the coding sequence TTGGACACAAAAGAACTACAAAAGATAGCCAACCAAATAAGAATAGACATAATAGAAATGACATATGAAGCCCAGTCAGGGCACCCTGGCGGCTCCCTGTCAGCAGCAGACATACTAACAGTACTCTACTTCCACGAAATGAGGGTAGACCCCAACAACCCCAGATGGGAAGACAGGGACAGGCTCGTAATGTCCAAAGGGCACGCCACACCAGTCTGGTATGCAGCCTTAGCTGAAAAAGGCTTCATCCCAAGAGAAGAAATAAAGACATTCAGGAAAATAAACTCCAGACTCCAGGGACACCCCAACATGAACGACACACCCGGAGTAGACATGACCACAGGCTCATTGGGGCAGGGCCTCTCTGCAGCCAACGGCATGGCCATAGCAGGCAAACTCGACAACAAAGACTACAGGGTATACGTCATATTAGGAGACGGAGAATGCCAGGAAGGACAAATATGGGAAGCAGCCATGACAGCAGCCCACTATAAACTGGACAACCTCACAGCCATATTAGACCACAACGGCCTTCAGATAGACGGTCCCAACAAAGACATAATGAACATAGAACCCATAGAAGACAAATGGAAAGCATTTGGATGGCACACCATAAGAATAGACGGCCATAACATAGGACAAATAATAAATGCCATAGAAGAAGCTAAAACAACAAAAGGCAAACCCACAATAATAATAGCAGACACCATAAAAGGCAAAGGAGTATCATTCATGGAAAACCAGGTAGGCTGGCACGGCACAGCCCCTAACAAAGAACAAATGGAAAAAGCAATAACAGAGCTAAAAGAAAGAGGTGAAAGGATTGGATAA